The Cupriavidus nantongensis genome has a segment encoding these proteins:
- the cheY gene encoding chemotaxis response regulator CheY, with the protein MDKNIKILVVDDFPTMRRIIRNLLKELGFVNVEEAEDGAAGLEKAKDGSFQFVISDWNMPNMDGLSMLQAIRADANIGKIPVLMVTAEAKKENIIAAAQAGANGYVVKPFTAATLDEKITKIFEKLGG; encoded by the coding sequence GTGGACAAGAACATCAAGATCCTGGTCGTGGACGATTTCCCGACCATGCGCCGGATCATCCGCAACCTGCTCAAGGAGCTGGGTTTCGTCAACGTCGAAGAAGCCGAGGACGGCGCCGCCGGCCTGGAAAAGGCCAAGGACGGCAGCTTCCAGTTCGTGATCTCCGACTGGAACATGCCCAACATGGACGGCCTGTCGATGCTGCAGGCCATCCGCGCCGACGCCAACATCGGCAAGATCCCGGTACTGATGGTCACCGCCGAGGCCAAGAAGGAAAACATCATCGCCGCGGCCCAGGCCGGCGCCAACGGCTACGTGGTCAAGCCGTTCACGGCCGCCACGCTGGACGAGAAGATCACCAAGATCTTCGAAAAACTCGGCGGCTGA
- a CDS encoding GNAT family N-acetyltransferase, whose protein sequence is MTLEDIKAFLDWKTPLFDKGVVVKAGQIQRHDGAQISFEIQAGWDLGKAHWCDKNWGVFNLQLLKFIKEKDYSAKERAEVLESIQIDDSHWEWLKKALAYRTSEYVWLFLMADDAPQGACLIYHPKKSELEPGDIFYIEYIASAPWNRKNPMSPRRFGGIGSLLIKAAMAYATDELKLRQGFSLHALPRAVPFYEQIGMKPFAALDKARLKYFEMPQETATQFEVGQ, encoded by the coding sequence ATGACACTCGAAGACATCAAGGCATTCCTGGACTGGAAAACCCCGCTTTTCGACAAGGGCGTTGTTGTCAAAGCAGGTCAGATACAGCGGCACGATGGCGCACAGATTTCATTCGAAATACAGGCTGGTTGGGATTTGGGTAAAGCTCACTGGTGTGATAAGAACTGGGGTGTCTTCAATCTTCAACTTTTGAAGTTCATCAAAGAAAAAGATTACTCTGCCAAAGAGAGAGCGGAAGTACTGGAGTCGATCCAAATCGATGATAGCCACTGGGAGTGGCTGAAAAAGGCCTTAGCCTATCGGACGTCCGAGTATGTCTGGTTATTTCTTATGGCCGATGACGCTCCTCAAGGTGCGTGTCTAATCTACCACCCGAAGAAGAGTGAACTAGAGCCTGGAGACATCTTCTACATCGAATACATCGCGTCGGCACCTTGGAATCGTAAGAACCCAATGTCGCCCCGCCGCTTCGGCGGTATCGGAAGTCTTCTGATTAAGGCTGCGATGGCATACGCCACCGACGAGTTGAAGCTTCGCCAGGGTTTCTCGTTGCATGCGCTACCGCGTGCCGTACCGTTTTATGAGCAGATCGGAATGAAGCCTTTCGCCGCTTTGGACAAGGCGAGGCTAAAGTATTTCGAGATGCCACAGGAAACAGCTACTCAGTTTGAGGTGGGTCAGTGA
- the cheZ gene encoding protein phosphatase CheZ, with amino-acid sequence MTPTLSNDSAEQLILRIGNLTRMLRDNMRELGLDKEIERAAQAIPDARDRLNYIAAMTEQAAERTLNAVELAQPIQSDIEQQAETLDKRWAAWFEKPVELADARSLVLDTRAFLSEVPGQARATNSHLLDIMMAQDFQDLTGQVIKKMMDMIRALEQELLQVLIDNVPSERRVEVQQPSTLMNGPQVNPEGKPDVVSDQAQVDDLLASLGF; translated from the coding sequence ATGACCCCCACCCTGAGCAACGATTCCGCCGAACAACTGATCCTGCGCATCGGCAACCTGACGCGCATGCTGCGCGACAACATGCGCGAGCTCGGCCTGGACAAGGAAATCGAGCGCGCCGCGCAAGCCATCCCCGACGCGCGCGACCGCCTGAACTACATCGCCGCGATGACCGAGCAGGCCGCCGAACGCACGCTCAACGCGGTCGAACTGGCGCAGCCGATCCAGTCCGACATCGAACAGCAAGCCGAAACGCTCGATAAGCGCTGGGCCGCCTGGTTTGAAAAGCCGGTGGAACTGGCCGACGCCCGCTCGCTGGTACTGGACACCCGCGCCTTCCTGTCCGAGGTACCCGGCCAGGCCCGCGCCACCAACAGCCACCTGCTCGACATCATGATGGCGCAGGACTTCCAAGACCTGACCGGCCAGGTCATCAAGAAGATGATGGACATGATCCGCGCGCTGGAGCAGGAACTGCTGCAGGTGCTGATCGACAACGTGCCGTCCGAGCGCCGCGTGGAAGTGCAGCAGCCGTCGACGCTGATGAATGGGCCGCAGGTGAATCCGGAAGGGAAGCCGGATGTGGTGTCGGACCAGGCGCAGGTGGATGATTTGTTGGCTAGTCTGGGGTTTTGA
- a CDS encoding beta family protein: MNNYVPFLKLKTGEIGALSTLDGAIKSSIVPFIDLPKKDGMTADGFKGMVDRGAKSIAKHLKQFPMFFLDNFDIDDSLLVDGQHNYNYVLKSLGHLNFAPVVGLDRATGRNEAVFKAKEAGKLIATTISLRLQPDDFENYALVAHEIDQLLKRGNGLFTHWILVLDNRVCTAVGPVKRANVLAKFIHDSSAAAKFSAIIVTGSSIPPSISDVTRVLTEHDHPRVEIAIYRALRKQLGGSKLFCGDYTIVSPLYSDVKLAPEVMYNVMTAKVVYSHGDIHYIARGGALKTHPRGNLQYNDIFAQLATKTFYRQPSFSFGDQFIWDRTVSTGVMVTPASVLKPTINAHMSYMFKSFSA, encoded by the coding sequence ATGAATAACTACGTTCCATTTCTCAAACTGAAAACAGGTGAGATTGGTGCCCTGTCGACCTTGGATGGAGCGATCAAGTCTTCTATCGTCCCCTTCATTGATTTGCCTAAAAAAGACGGAATGACGGCGGATGGGTTCAAGGGCATGGTTGATAGGGGGGCGAAGAGTATTGCGAAGCATCTCAAGCAGTTTCCGATGTTCTTTCTGGATAACTTCGACATCGACGACTCGCTGTTGGTAGATGGTCAGCACAATTATAATTACGTTCTGAAATCGCTCGGGCACCTTAATTTTGCGCCCGTCGTGGGCCTTGATCGCGCAACAGGAAGAAACGAAGCAGTTTTTAAGGCAAAAGAAGCGGGGAAATTGATTGCTACGACAATTTCTCTCCGTCTGCAACCAGACGATTTCGAGAACTACGCATTAGTTGCCCACGAAATTGATCAATTACTAAAACGTGGGAACGGATTATTTACGCATTGGATTCTCGTTCTCGACAACCGCGTTTGCACGGCGGTGGGCCCGGTGAAGCGCGCTAATGTGCTGGCAAAATTCATCCACGATTCCTCCGCTGCAGCAAAGTTCTCCGCGATCATTGTGACAGGCTCCTCAATACCGCCGTCGATCAGCGATGTGACTAGAGTACTAACCGAGCATGATCACCCGCGCGTGGAGATAGCGATCTATCGGGCATTGCGTAAGCAACTGGGAGGTTCAAAGCTATTCTGCGGGGATTATACGATTGTTAGTCCGTTGTATTCGGATGTTAAGCTCGCACCAGAGGTAATGTATAACGTCATGACCGCGAAAGTGGTTTATTCGCATGGCGATATACATTATATTGCGCGCGGGGGCGCACTCAAAACTCATCCACGCGGTAATTTGCAGTACAACGATATTTTTGCGCAACTTGCCACCAAAACATTCTACCGCCAGCCCTCATTTTCGTTTGGCGATCAATTCATTTGGGATAGGACTGTTTCTACAGGGGTGATGGTGACGCCAGCCAGTGTGTTAAAACCGACCATAAACGCGCATATGAGCTATATGTTTAAGAGTTTCTCGGCGTAG
- a CDS encoding ImmA/IrrE family metallo-endopeptidase: MTADQFDDFPVSSAGTADAKDLYESFLEFEILLAQVPKKHLGENPRLAEYDFFREVHTARSAKGALYRRRSDASEALGRLWLSRIRQQAQLLVASTELVPFNGLSAIELNEIARLCVDPKEVFSLQQLLLNKGIVLIYEASIPGMKLDGAVFCLDDGRPVVGLSLRYPRFDIFWFTLMHELAHIVLHREMLMDPILEDLDAAPEGLIEEQADRLAGDSLISRSDWRSANVKYSPTEENLFEFARRVGVHPAIVAGRLQRESSRKNMFATVLNEVNIRRMLFGHE; encoded by the coding sequence GTGACGGCAGATCAATTCGACGACTTCCCTGTCAGTTCCGCAGGCACCGCCGACGCAAAAGACCTTTACGAGTCGTTTTTGGAATTTGAGATTTTGCTAGCGCAAGTTCCAAAAAAACACTTAGGAGAAAATCCCAGGCTCGCAGAGTACGACTTTTTTCGCGAGGTGCACACAGCACGCTCGGCTAAAGGCGCGCTTTATCGCAGGCGATCTGACGCAAGCGAAGCGCTTGGTCGATTGTGGCTTTCGAGAATCCGCCAGCAGGCCCAGCTGCTTGTAGCGTCAACAGAACTCGTCCCGTTTAACGGACTTTCCGCGATTGAGTTGAACGAGATTGCCCGGCTCTGTGTCGACCCCAAAGAGGTTTTCTCGTTGCAGCAGTTACTGTTGAACAAGGGAATCGTGCTGATCTATGAAGCCTCGATTCCAGGTATGAAGCTCGATGGCGCAGTTTTTTGTCTTGACGACGGACGTCCTGTCGTAGGGCTCAGTCTCCGGTATCCTCGATTCGACATCTTTTGGTTCACATTGATGCATGAATTGGCTCACATCGTACTTCATCGCGAGATGTTGATGGACCCCATCCTAGAGGATTTGGATGCCGCACCGGAAGGATTGATCGAGGAGCAAGCCGACCGCCTTGCTGGAGACTCGCTTATTAGTCGTAGTGATTGGCGTAGCGCCAATGTAAAGTATTCGCCAACAGAAGAGAACCTGTTTGAATTTGCGCGGCGTGTCGGTGTACACCCCGCTATTGTCGCCGGGCGGCTGCAACGCGAGTCTTCGAGAAAGAATATGTTCGCGACAGTACTTAATGAAGTGAATATTCGAAGGATGCTTTTTGGTCATGAATAA